The region GTGGAGAATCATCATCAGCACCATCATGCTGGCGGACCAGCGGTGGATGGAACGGATCAGCCAACCGAAGTTGACTTCATTCATGATGTATTGGACAGAGGCAAAGGCTTCCGTGACCGTGGGTTTGTAGTAAAAGGTCATGGCAAATCCAGTGGCAAACTGGATCAGGAAGCAGGTCAGGGTCAAACCCCCCAGACAGTAAAATATGTTTACGTGGGGAGGAACGTATTTGCTGGCAATGTCGTCGGAGATGGCTTGCACTTCCAGGCGATCATTGAACCATTGAAAAACTTTTGATTCGGTGACTTCTTTTGAAAACATTGAAGCTAGACTTCTCTTAAGGATCAGGGATGGAGGGGGTTGACTCCGGCGGAGCCGTAAAATCGCATATAATCAGCGTACTATGACGGTTTGACCAAGACGGAAAAAGTTCCAAAACTTGGCAAAAATGAGAATTACTCATCACAAAATGTAACACAGCTTTAAGCCCTGGGGAAAGGGAAGTCCGGCTGTGGATCCGCTCTAAATTTTGCTCCTCTATCCATGCTTGCTAAATATTTTTCCGAACCCATTGATCGTGCGGCCCTAAGTTTGATTGGTGTCCTTAGTGCGGCGATCGCCGTGGTGGTGGTTGGTCATTACACCTGCCAAGACAATAATCAGTGCATATTTGCCAACCGTCCCCGGGTACAGGATTTTAGTTGGGACGCGGCCCACTTGGGGGCCAAGGACAGGGCTTTTATCATCACCTTCGACCGTCCCATGGATCAACTGGAGGTGGAAAAGAATTTGGTCATTACCCCAGCCCTACCGGGAAAAATTAGTTGGGCGGGGCGTCGCATGGCCTACACCTTGGAAAATCCCATTCCCTACGGCACCGATTACGATCTGCAAATTACCGATGTGCGGGAACAGTATGCCGGCGAGCACCATGGGCAAATGATGGCGCCCTTCACCGGTAGTTTTCGCAGTCGAGACCGGGCATTTGCTTACATTGGCACCCAAGGAATCGAGCAGGGGCGAATTGTTTTCTACAACTTGACTAAACAAAGGAAAACTATCCTCACCCCGCCAGGGCTCACGGTGGTGGACTTCAAATTCTACGATGGGGGCAAAGCAATTTTGTTAGCCGCCGCCGAAAGTCAGTTGGGCTTTGAGGGGCTCCGGCAATTGCAGTTATACCAGGTGCCCGTGCTGGAAAGTGACAACCCCCAGGAATTGCCTAAACCGACTTTGGTGCTGGATAACCAGGAGTTTCAGAATAATCAATTCGATGTGAGTGAGGACGGCAAGTCCATTGTGGTGCAGAGGGTCAATCGTCAAAATCCCGCTGACTTCGACCTCTGGATGCTAAAAAATCAGCAAAAGCCGGAACGTTTGAAGGTACAGGGTGGAGACTTTCAAATTGCCCCGGATAACCAGTCTCTGGCGGTGGCCCGGGGGGAAGGCATTGGCATTTTGCCCTTGCAACCGGAAGCCAAGCCGTTGGATTTTCTGCCCAAATTCGGCCAACTGTTAACTTTTTCCAGCGATGGTAGCGCCGCCGCCCTGGTGAATTTCAATACGGAGGATGCCCAAAAACGCTTCCAAAGAACCCTTTTCTTTGTCAACACCCTCGGGGTGCAAAAGGAATTGATAGATACGGATGGCTCCATTGTCAGTTGCGAATTTGGCCGCAATAACCAAACCCTATACTGCTTGCTGACCAAGCTTTTGCCAGGGGATGAATACATTGAACAGCCCTATTTTGTCCAAATTAATGTCAACAGTGGTGAAGTTTTTCCCCTGCTTAAGCTCCAGGATTACCGGGACACCCAAATGAGTCTTTCCCCCGACGGTTTGGCCCTCTTATTTGACCAGGTGATTATCGACCCCGAAACCCCGGCCAATAGTCGTCTCAACACCGACACCGGGGAGGCGATCGCCGATAGTCAATTGTGGCTCTTGATCCCCCCCCTAAGGCCAGAATTGGGGCAACAGGCAGAGCTTAAGGCTCTATCCCTGATGGGTTTTCGTCCCCTGTGGGCTCCTTAGTGGATGGTGGGTTTGATGGGCTTTGCCTAGCTTGACAATGCTGTTCAACCCTCTCCAAAGCGGGAAAGAGGGGCCCCAGCCAGCGGCGGTAAATATCCCGGGAATTGGCGGAAGTCACAACCCGGTTAACCAAATTTTCCCATTCCGGCTGATCGGCGGGCAAAATTAGCCCATAGCCCTGGCAATCTAGGGGATAGGGAGGATAAAGGCGGTAACTGCGCCCTAGGGGAAGGTCTAGCACTAGGGCTTCCCCAAATAGCAAAATGCCATCACTGGCAAAGGCATCGATGCGCCCCTGCATTAAGGCTTCCACCCCCAAACGCCGGGCGGTAAAACCCTGAAAATTAATCAGTTCTGCTTCGGGATAACGGGCCGCCAAAAATTCACTGTTACTGGTGCCGCCCAAAACCCCAATTCTTTCCCCCCGCAAATCGCCATCGCTGTCGAACTCCCCTAGGCGATCGGTGGCCACCAAAAATTGGGTTCCCGTGACAAAAAAGGGTCGGGAAAAGGTAATGGGCAACTGTAGGTCACGGCGGATGGTATTGGGGCCACATTCCACCACCACTACTTTTTCCGCCACGAGATTGTAACGATTGAACAGACTGGACTGGTAAAATTTCACCAGCAAAGGCTGACCCCCCAGGATGGCGGATATTTCTGTTTGTAAAGCCTCGATAAAGTCAACACAAATGCCTGTCCATTGATTGGCAGGGCCATCTCGAAAACCAAAGGGCACCGAGTCGTCCCGAATGGCCACCCGCAGTAGGCCGCTTGCCCGAATGGATTCCAACACCGTTTCAGCCTGGGCTACGGGCATTACAAAACTCTGTAAAGCCCAAGCCAATAGGGGCAGTAGGGGGCGGAGCATGGGGAAAGATTTTGAGTGGGAGAGACGGGCACCATTGCGATTGCTCATTGCCAATTGTCCAAAAGATCTTTAAACAGAGCTTCTTCAATCCAGATTTTTAAAACCACCGTCAGGGGTAGGGCCAGGATCAACCCTAAAAGTCCGAATATACTGGCAAAAAATAGTTGGGCGATGAGGGTAACGGCGGGCAGAAGGGAAACTTGCTTGGCCATGACAATGGGGGTTAGCCAGTAGCTCTCCACATTTTGAATGAGGAAATAGAGAATCAGCACGGCAATAATTTTCCAGGGGGCATCCAGCACCGCAATCATCAGGGGGAAGACCACACTGGCGGCGGGACCGATGTTAGGAATGAAGTTTAAAATTCCCGCCATCAAAGCATGGACTAGGACTAATTTAATTTGCAGTATCCATAGACCAATGCCGCTGAGACTAGCGATAAAAAAAGAATTAATTACAATGCCCGTCAGCCAATTCCCCAGGGAAGATTCCGATTGGGTGAGGATTTCGTCAGCTCGGCGGCGGTAAAAGGAAGGAAATAATTTGAGGGTTCCCTGTCGATAGGCTTGGGGGGAAAACAACATCATCACGGCGATCGCCAGGATGAAAAGTATTTGCAGGACAGCGGTGACAGAATTGGAAAAAAAGCTAATCAGGGAACTAAAGGCATTGGCCCCCAGGGCGGAAAGGGAAGCCGGCAGGTCATCAACGGAAAAAGCCTGACTAAAAAATTGCACCTCCGCCCGGTCATGCCAGTCCTCGAACAGCCCCTCAAGGCGATCGCCAACTTTAGGCAGAGAACCAATGAGAATCTGCAGTTGTTCCCAAAAAGGAGGAATGACCAAGAGAAAAAATAGGGCCACCGCCACCGTGACGGTAATCAAGGTAATGGCCAAGGCCAGAGGTCGTTTGATTCCCCAGGCCTGTAATTGTTTGACCAAACGATTGAGGGCAGTGCTCAGCACAATGGCCAGAAAAAGCAGTAACAGCAGTTGGCGGATTTCCCAAGCCACATAGGCCGCCATTGCCAAACAAGCTAAACCTAACCACTGACTAAGTTTCATTGCACCCGTCAATCAATCTACTCAGGGCTGGAAATTAACAATGCGGGCAAAGCTCTGGGGCTCCAGACTAGCTCCCCCCACCAAGGCTCCGTCAATTTCCGGTTGGGCCATAATCTCATCCACATTGTTGGCATTGACCGAACCGCCATATTGGATGGTGACCAGGGAATTAGTTAACTGTTCCCGAATTAACCCGATAACTCGATTGGCCTCCGTGGCCGCACAGGTGTCCCCTGTACCAATGGCCCAAATCGGCTCGTAGGCAATGACCAAGTTGGATTGATCCACATTCACCAAACCTTTTTTCACCTGGTTAACAATCACCTGTTCCGCTTCCCCGGCATCCCGTTGGGCCTTACTTTCTCCCACACAAAGAATGGGAATTAAGCCTGCCTTTTGGGCCGCCAATACCCTTAAGTTGGCGGTTTCGTCCGTTTCGCCAAAATATTGTCGTCGTTCACTATGGCCAATAACCACATAATGAATGCCAATTTCCGCCAACATGGCTGCTGAAATCTCCCCTGTGTAGGCACCACTGGACTCCCAATGGACATTTTGTGCCCCCAAACGAACCCTGCCGCCATGGAGTTGTTGGGACATGCCGCTCAAATCAGTGAAAGGAACACACAACACCACTTCACGACTTTCCGCCGCATCTTCGATTAAAGGCTTAAACTCTTGCAAAAACGCCTGGGCTTCTGCCTGCGTCTTATGCATTTTCCAATTGCCCGCAATAATGATTTTTCGCACGATTCCAATCTTTAACGATGAAGGTCACAATAAAATTTGCCAACCACCAGTTTACGTTGTCCGGGGTCGCCACCATTAATCAACCAATAACCCACCCTCAAAATAAGCCCGTTAAACCCCGATTAATGCTGTTC is a window of Synechocystis sp. PCC 7338 DNA encoding:
- a CDS encoding Ig-like domain-containing protein gives rise to the protein MLAKYFSEPIDRAALSLIGVLSAAIAVVVVGHYTCQDNNQCIFANRPRVQDFSWDAAHLGAKDRAFIITFDRPMDQLEVEKNLVITPALPGKISWAGRRMAYTLENPIPYGTDYDLQITDVREQYAGEHHGQMMAPFTGSFRSRDRAFAYIGTQGIEQGRIVFYNLTKQRKTILTPPGLTVVDFKFYDGGKAILLAAAESQLGFEGLRQLQLYQVPVLESDNPQELPKPTLVLDNQEFQNNQFDVSEDGKSIVVQRVNRQNPADFDLWMLKNQQKPERLKVQGGDFQIAPDNQSLAVARGEGIGILPLQPEAKPLDFLPKFGQLLTFSSDGSAAALVNFNTEDAQKRFQRTLFFVNTLGVQKELIDTDGSIVSCEFGRNNQTLYCLLTKLLPGDEYIEQPYFVQINVNSGEVFPLLKLQDYRDTQMSLSPDGLALLFDQVIIDPETPANSRLNTDTGEAIADSQLWLLIPPLRPELGQQAELKALSLMGFRPLWAP
- a CDS encoding amino acid ABC transporter substrate-binding protein, which encodes MSNRNGARLSHSKSFPMLRPLLPLLAWALQSFVMPVAQAETVLESIRASGLLRVAIRDDSVPFGFRDGPANQWTGICVDFIEALQTEISAILGGQPLLVKFYQSSLFNRYNLVAEKVVVVECGPNTIRRDLQLPITFSRPFFVTGTQFLVATDRLGEFDSDGDLRGERIGVLGGTSNSEFLAARYPEAELINFQGFTARRLGVEALMQGRIDAFASDGILLFGEALVLDLPLGRSYRLYPPYPLDCQGYGLILPADQPEWENLVNRVVTSANSRDIYRRWLGPLFPALERVEQHCQARQSPSNPPSTKEPTGDENPSGIEP
- a CDS encoding AI-2E family transporter, which encodes MKLSQWLGLACLAMAAYVAWEIRQLLLLLFLAIVLSTALNRLVKQLQAWGIKRPLALAITLITVTVAVALFFLLVIPPFWEQLQILIGSLPKVGDRLEGLFEDWHDRAEVQFFSQAFSVDDLPASLSALGANAFSSLISFFSNSVTAVLQILFILAIAVMMLFSPQAYRQGTLKLFPSFYRRRADEILTQSESSLGNWLTGIVINSFFIASLSGIGLWILQIKLVLVHALMAGILNFIPNIGPAASVVFPLMIAVLDAPWKIIAVLILYFLIQNVESYWLTPIVMAKQVSLLPAVTLIAQLFFASIFGLLGLILALPLTVVLKIWIEEALFKDLLDNWQ
- the tpiA gene encoding triose-phosphate isomerase is translated as MRKIIIAGNWKMHKTQAEAQAFLQEFKPLIEDAAESREVVLCVPFTDLSGMSQQLHGGRVRLGAQNVHWESSGAYTGEISAAMLAEIGIHYVVIGHSERRQYFGETDETANLRVLAAQKAGLIPILCVGESKAQRDAGEAEQVIVNQVKKGLVNVDQSNLVIAYEPIWAIGTGDTCAATEANRVIGLIREQLTNSLVTIQYGGSVNANNVDEIMAQPEIDGALVGGASLEPQSFARIVNFQP